The DNA sequence TTTCTATATGactcaatcaaattttaaagttGGACCAATTGAAAATAGACATGTACAAGATTACTTTGTATGTAATTTCTATGTTACTCATCTAAATTTGATCTATATCATTAAGTATATTAGTATGATGATCATTGTGGTTCAGTGGTAGCACTAATGTGATAATAGTTGCAATAATTTCGTAACTGATATATGAGATAAACCAGATTATTAAAGTAatcagaaaaataatatttaaatgcaCACATAAAGTTCATAAGATGTAATTATCTCAGAAAAATATATATGCATAGCGCAAATAGGagattttagaaaataattaactttctaatcatttataaataatagatatatcaaCTATAATAGCAAATTATGTTatttcacattaaatgacttCTATAACTGTGAtatcatttattatcataaataattaattgaataaattattattattttttatctagaattaaatgagaataaaactaaCATTATTTGGCATTTAGAATTTAATGGCTAccatatttaaatacaaaatagtaACTTTAGATTTTAGTTCCCAACATATATATCAAAGTCGCCCGTAGTTCTTCTTCTACTAGAAAAGTTGCAATTTAGTcctataaaaaatatagaaagcttTGGTGAAAAAAATCGAAATAACTCTTCAGTCACTTTTATAAATACAGCAGGTATGTTTTcgcattatataaaatttatattttttatcatttaatataaattagagtaaaggacaaataggttcCTGACATTTTTtttcgcggacattttcgtccttgaccattaaaaaatatttttaagtcctTAACGGCTTCAAaagttggacggatcagtccctccgtccaaaacCTCCTTCAGACCCAACGAAAAAATTTGACGTGACTTCTTTAAtgtttgtcacgcgtacgcgtggcatgacAAACTTCCCTCTCACACGCgtgtctcacgcgtacgcgtcgccatgaagTCAGCAAATCTTCATTTTTCTataaattctccactttgcatgctttttttttcatttctttcaagtcattcttgctttcaaaactttaaatcactcaaacaaacatatcaagatatcgaatgggagaaaagtaaCAATGATGAAACTGCTCTCAAAGTTAAAAGTCATTGTTAGTAATATTTTTCGTcggcttttattttttttattttttgcatcaTCATAGCCTTGCATTGCGAGTTTTGACATCAAAATGTTAATTTAGTATTCTTTTACATCATACTCTGTACTCTCAATAATCGtattcttaatattattttagaatccaacgtttatgattatattattacctatggttaattttgtatttaatttgtcttttttaatgagatcataatttatattataaaaaattacactaaaatatagtacacgagaattacaattataaaagagtgtactaaaaataataaaaattaaatatttatcttgataGTGAtggaaataaatataaaagttttttattatatttttatatagatatttttagtatattaagtactCTTTTTTTAGTACGCCataattttactattattattctatacaaaaaaaataatagataaaaaatgtatataaacaaaaaaataagaattctataaagaataataatatccatgagagaaaaaatattataaaaaaagcaACAAAATTAATCATATGAACAATGAATGATAAAATtgggaaatagaaaataaattttaatctaaaGTGAAAATATAAACACAAAAAACTATCATTTTTAGCTTTGGCTAAACTTGGGTTGAACAGTCGAGTCACATTTACAATCAGAAGAAGTAAAAATAGCCAACTAGaaagtgaaattttcaaaaaaactaaACCTAGGTTTGATGCTTCAAATGCTAAGGCAAACACAccctaaattgctaaatttaatttatttttctcccattcaatgccttgatatgtttgtttgagtgatttaaagttttgaGGGCAAAAATAActtgaaagaaatgaaaaaaaagtatgcaaaatggagaattcatagcgacgcgtacgcgtgtgtcacgcatatgcgtgacccACTTTTTCGTTGGGTCTGACAGAGGCATTTGAACGAAATGACTGATCCGTCCAACTTTTGAAGATGTCaaagacttaaaagtattttttaatggtcATGACGAAAATAtccgcaaaaaaaaaaatcaaaaacctatttatcttttactcTATAAATTATctgaattataaatttatttgtgcTAACAAAAATACACTTAATTCATTGTATCCAAATTCAAAGAAACCAAGTGAGTAGGATGATCGGTGTGCTGTTGCGAGTCATGAGTCGtagttcattttttctttcttatatcAAGTATATCTTCAAGTTCTACCTCTATCTCTATCTCTTTACTATCAGAGATAGggttaatttgataaaaattaggTATTGAATCTCCTCCAATAACAAACTTCTCATGCCTTTTTAAATCTACTTGCAATAACTTGTCAGGCGCATATTTGGATCCGGATTTGAACCCTCTATGCTACCTTCGACCATGTCACGTTCAGATTAATCATCATTAATGTTTGTTCTTATGTTATTTGACAAAGATCAATTGAAATGATAAAAAACTCAATAAATTGTATTGATGAATGATCATTAgagtatatatatagataaaaatCGTATTTAAAGAATTACATATATGTTATTAGTTTAAAAgattatgtatatttatattttttgttgagATACTTAAATATCATATTTGATCGCTGAAgtcttttttaaaagaataatacaaatatttttatttataatttttttatttaaaaataatacgagtacattattttttaatataaaattattaattataaataattaattttgtgaaatcgaataaacataattaatcatatgaatataataataaaattatgtttatttttatcaaattaaattattaatttaaattatatctatttaaattttaaattaaaaaaataaaaatatactaatacgaTCTAAATTGTACAAAAATAAGAGCAATTTGGCCCACTAATTTCAATGAAGTTCGTGGGACAAACTTTAACAAAATCTACAAGTTTATCGATGTAGTAGGAGAATTTActccaacaaaaaaataaagaaaaaaattattttgaagaatgattattttttaaatttatttcaaaaaaatttcatcgGAATATACTCACTTGATTCccagaaaaaaaaagtattttggtaaatagtttttattttttttagaaaataatgaattttttaatttatttaagaagaAAACTCTGAAATTAAATTGCCTGTTGTCTTTGTTGCAGTGATAACATGTTAGGGAAGAAGAGATGAGAAAGGAAAACATATATCGATGCGATGGGACAAAGGAAAGGGGTCAAGTTTAGCTGAGTGAGAAGGGAAGGGACAAAGGGAGGACCACAAACAATGCATTAATGATTAGTCAGAGTCATATGAGGGAGGCCTCATAACTCAAAAGAGTTGCAGAATACAAAGGACACCAAAGGGTGGCACCTAATTATGGATATCTTTTCAGATTTTGTGTCACAGATGTGAAAAGAACTTGAGCACTTAAAGATGGATATCATCATATCCCAACCCAACAATAACACATGATGAGGTATTGGGTGTGTTTTGTTTCTTATGCAAACAAAGCtgctaaacaaaagaaaaaaatgaaaaaaaaacttcTTATTagcataaattaattattaaataactttttaggtagtataatttattaaattagatGTCTGAAATAATGTATAAGAATATAAGTTGGTctattgaataataaaaataatttttgcaacttgaagaaaaaattaagttcatatttctatttttaatctGTAGGACTCATTTTGAAGaaattaacattttttaaaagatatgaattctagattttgattgatttttatttttattattttcattatttttacatatattttaataaattttttaaacatattttaagtgaaaacaaaaaattaataaaattctttttttataaaatataattctaaaaatatttaacataaaTGAAAAGCAATGATACCCTAATTTTTTCACAGGAGagataacattttttatttcaactaattaaAATTTTCTCTCTTTAGTACCTCAACAAATGCTTTTATTAAATTACttaacaaaacaagaaagaaaaagcttatggtcaaaatattttgtagggttttttttgTTCTGGTCCCCTACTCCACCCCTTTTATTATACTCCTTTTTTTTATCATAGACTTATCTTTTGAGATAACACTTTAATTTAAACTTCTCTTGGGTCTACAAAAAGAGCTCTTGTTGGTGGGGATTTGGTTAACTCATGGAAAgtgtttgttgttgttgttgtagtccCTTGAtgatttttcaaaacctttatgCACCACAAATCCTCAGGACAAGAGAGCAACTTCCAATGTGGGATATAATGGTTGAGCTCATTGTTATTATTATCCCTCCCCCCTCCAACCTCAGTCACAATGATCTTGCAATTCTCATCCTTTGACTTTGAGGCCATGTTATGCACAAATTGGCATAAAGCCCTTACTAATTTACCTGAGAATGGACCTTCATGGTACACACCATACATGAAATAGAATCCAAAAGGGTTAAAGAAATCAGGCAAAGTAGGCAATTTCAAACATGGGAAAATCTTATCAATCAAGCACCAACTCTTTGTGTATAACAAGCAACTAAAAGTTGCTTTTCCAAGCCTCATTTTGAATATTTCACCACTATTCCATACACTAAGCATGGCCCAAGAGTTTGGTAGCTGATGCCCATTTGACCCAAAATCACCCCAAAAATGATCTTCTTTGAAGTTGGCCACAAATGTTCCCAAACTTAATTTGTTCCTTAAAATGTTGTCTATGTCATTGGGGAAGAACTCAAAGGAACTCATGAACCTTCTATAGAGGTACTCAGCTTGTTCAATCTTGACCCTTGAAATTTCAATGTTGGATGAGATTTGGAGATCGTAGTGGTTCACAGGGTTGACTAATATTGATGGTGTCCTAAACTTGGTGTAAGTGAACTTTTCCATGAAGATCCTTTTTGAGGCAATGTTGTCTTTCTCTGTGGCCATGTATGCATAGTCAACATCATTGGAATTGAACCATTCTTCTAGCCTCACCACTAGGCTTGATCCAATCCCTCTTCTTCTATGGTTTGGTGAAACCCTTAGGCCTAAAATATAACCAACCTTAGCCAAATCTTTTGGAGGGTGGTTATGGATTGTTACCACTTTTATTGATCCTTGAATCACTCCAACTAATTCTTTGTCCATTTCTGCTACCTAACACCATTATTCAACACAAAAATTACTATAGTTAGTAGTGGATATGacatgaatgaaaaaaaaatcaaattaaaataaatcatgCATTGAAGACAAACTAAGTCTAAAACCATATgaaataatttgtatatatattggTATATTATATGGTAATAACTACTATATATGTAGTACTCATcaccatataaaaaatatttttagtatttcgATGTTTTAgatgttttaataattttaactattgattttaattttatatattataattgaGGTTGATAATTAAAATTACAACACTTGAAATACTTTTTATAATATAGAATAAAATgattatcaaagaagaagaaagaaacacaaaactaaaaaaatattgaattggaacatgaataatgtataaaaaaaagatgggataaaataaataatataaatttattatataatagtGAAACATGATGATAAAAAACAAGATATAGATTGAATTGGAATGATACatgcaaagaaagaaaagaaaaggggtataattgaatttaaaacatatgaagtaattattaattattatagtggtgtatattatatatatggtagtattaattagtaattatatagcatatatatagtttaatttattatataagatAGAATATGATCAATACCAGCATGATGTACATGGGACTGTTCCTGATCCTACAAATAGGGTCACCCATAGTGTCTGTAAAGAGGAAGACGCTTTCTGAAGGCCCTACCTCACATCTTCTCTCAAGTTCTTCAACTTTAGCTCCATCAGATTCAACCTCATACTTTCTTATTCTCAACTTCAATTCTTCCATATATTAAATAAGAAGAAAGAACTATAGTTGTGAATAGTAAGGAGGAGAATAATAAGCTAAGGTTCtaatatagtagtagtagttgaATAACAATATATTTGATTTATATGTATGATAGATGATGAGGAAAGGGAAAGGAGGAAACTATTAACTCTCAAAGTTAAAGAAGTGATGATAGATATAGAGAAGCTAAACAAgcaagtgagtgagtgagtgagtgagtgagtgagtgaagcCAAGATGTACTAGCTAGATAGTAAGAAGAATATGGTTTGGCATACTACACTTTCATTGTGATAATGATTTATATGGAGAGGtgggaggagagagaaaaataaaataaaaatagaaacagaaataggaagagaaagagagaaaaggaaagagaTTGCAACTTGAGAATGTTCTTTATCAGAATCATATGAGTATAACCTAggcttgaataataataatagacaAAAGTTAGATTAATAATATATaggatgtgtgtgtgtgtttttttttcttgtctttttctCTCTCCGTTCCCACTctttcaataatatatatatatatatatatatatatatatatatatatatatatatatatatatatatatatatatatatatactgttagAGAGTAGTTAATCACAAATGCtatatgaataataaatttatgagtaattttttttataattattataaataagtaTATGcgggataattttaaaaaatattacaaaatatacttatttatttataattcacGTATTACTCGTGAAAGAGTATTcgctttattctttattttacatTGCTTTgctctaataataatatttattattatgccaaatttctcttttttttttctcatgttGCCTACTATAAAAATTTTAAGCAATTTACAATGATAATAacacttttttattaatttttagcaaAACAGTATAATACATAACTATTTATTCCTAGTGACACATTAATAagctacattttttattttttttcaattactttTATGTATTATTGAAAATTTCTCTATTTGttgtttatattattattattagcaattACTGCTTGTTCTTCAACTAATTACTCAATGTTCATGTTTTTTCAATTATTGGAATGACgaaacttaattttaattttagtcaataaatttaaaatatatacttaacaaaatttctttttaatggcGATTGGAACATGACATGTttaatgtatttttaatttttcatcctCAACTTATGAGGATGGACATCGAAGTGAACAAATTTCACCTTCTTTTTTACCAACTCAAATCGAGTTATAACTTATAAACCTTACCTATAAGTCGCGGTTGATATTTCTACTTTGgtaaaatcatatatatacatGATCTAATTTGCTCTACTACTTTATATATTTGAATTGCTTCGCATTATGTATGTATTTTATCATTTCATGTATcaaaatcaatcaatcaatccaaaaacaaaattagcaattaatccaTCTGAAAAAAAGACTTTTTACCAATTAAAAACAAACTCAATTAACAATTATCGTTACTTGATACATGGGTGATTGGCTCATCTCttttaattaacttaaaaaataattaacttaaaaaaagtgaatataaaataaaaattaaataaatatacaaagaatatttaattgaaaagtattttttattttttattttttataaattaaaaaatgtccattttaataaatttatacaattaaatataattaatttaaaaaagaataaatataaaataaaaaataaaaaataagtaaatataaaataatatgtaattgaatattttaatttttatatatttaattagaaaatataatatatggttatataatatatttaaaaagtgTTAAATATAATAAGAAACAGCTTGGTATGATGATAATCAAACTGTTCGTTATATCTCAAGTCCCTGTATGAATTCTACTCCATGTAGAATTTTTAAATAGGTATAAATCCGTATGCTGATATTATCAGTGTGCAATAAAACTCAgtcgaaaaatgaaaaaaaaagttgccactgtgataaaaaaaaaatgacaatttaataaataatttttaaaacaatagcatttcggtaaaaaaaaaaaaaaccattattAATAACCCATCATTCATTATGTAATAAGTTATTTgagatatttatcatataaatattcattaattatatatataaacgaGGGACGGAACTAAAATCATTTTTAAGAAAggactaatataaaaatataatttaaaaaattaaaataaaaaactaatataaaaattaataatctttataCCTTAAAATTTTCAGTTTGAGGGGTTATTGCCTCTTTTCCAACGCTAGCCTCCGTCCCTGCATATAAGCTAATatgattatataaaatttgaagtggtacataagaagaaaaaaaaaaagcacgtaTATCAAGCAAAGTCTCTGCCTCTCTCCAGCATCTTAGACCGCCGTCATcttttgtgagatttttgagttttttttaggtttaattattctattcatctttatagttttataaaatttttaattaaatttttatattttttaattaaatttttatattaatttttttaattaaattctttttgatAATAATCGACTTAATTGTATAAAAActcaactaaaaaatatattagtgcaaagatttaaataaaaaaaattgtatagagtcaattgaaaaaaatttagtgcaggaaccaaattaaaagaaaaaaagtatagaaatctaattgaaaatttcgcaaaactatagagactaatagagtaattaaacctttttttatTGTTGGTTAACAAAGCTTTATGTGTGAATAGTGACGGATC is a window from the Arachis hypogaea cultivar Tifrunner chromosome 1, arahy.Tifrunner.gnm2.J5K5, whole genome shotgun sequence genome containing:
- the LOC112792511 gene encoding probable N-acetyltransferase HLS1-like — its product is MEELKLRIRKYEVESDGAKVEELERRCEVGPSESVFLFTDTMGDPICRIRNSPMYIMLVAEMDKELVGVIQGSIKVVTIHNHPPKDLAKVGYILGLRVSPNHRRRGIGSSLVVRLEEWFNSNDVDYAYMATEKDNIASKRIFMEKFTYTKFRTPSILVNPVNHYDLQISSNIEISRVKIEQAEYLYRRFMSSFEFFPNDIDNILRNKLSLGTFVANFKEDHFWGDFGSNGHQLPNSWAMLSVWNSGEIFKMRLGKATFSCLLYTKSWCLIDKIFPCLKLPTLPDFFNPFGFYFMYGVYHEGPFSGKLVRALCQFVHNMASKSKDENCKIIVTEVGGGRDNNNNELNHYIPHWKLLSCPEDLWCIKVLKNHQGTTTTTTNTFHELTKSPPTRALFVDPREV